A window of bacterium genomic DNA:
TTAATTTTTCTCTTCTTTTTTTATCGGAGAATCAATAAAATTTCTTAAGGTCCCTTTATTAACCCTGATATGTTCGGAGCTATATTATTTGATTCTCCGGTCAAGGCAGGATTTCCGTCACCGGCAGAAGATTCTATTGAAAGACGTGTTTCTTTGGATTCTATGTTTAACATTGATGCACCCTCTACTTTTATGTTTAAAGTTTCCGGTGATTCAATGATAGATTTAGGAATTTTTGAAGGCGATATGGTTATAGTAAAAAGATGTGCCTCGGCTTCAGATGGTGACGTAATACTTGCCTGTGTTGACGGAGATTATACGCTTAAAACTTTCAGAAAAAAGAACGGCAAAGTTTTTCTTGAGGCAGCAAATAAAAAATATCCTATTATCATTCCTGAAAGGGAATTGACTATTTTTGGCATTGTAACCGGTTCGGTTAGAAGATTTTAATAAATTATTAACCGCAACATGCATTTTATTAACTCCCTGATACTAGGGGGAAGTCTACTCTGCAAGTATTTTAATTATGAAAGGATCAAAAATGAAAAATTATTCAAATCCGGAATTAAGCAACCGTTTCAATTTATATTTGCTTCCGCTTCGTCTTAGAATTAAATACCATGAAGTAGTTTCACAAAATCTCTCCTGTAAATTCAGCGCTTGAAGTTACGTTTTTAATTTCTGCGAGTGTTTTTATGTCGATCCATATTTCTGAATTTAAATTTGCTACGACACTTTTTTCGTTCATATACATTGCTCCTGATATTTTTCTACACCGTACAAGCAATCATAAATCGGAATGCGGAAATTGGAACTCTTGTTCCGTCAGTTGTGTCGCACTTGCATCAATAAATATTTACTGCGTGTCAAAATTTATGCGAGCAAAGTTTGCCGGCAAAATTATTGTGCCGTAGCAAAAGTGAAGTTGCATTTGCGAGTGTAAATAATTCTCCTGCGCAACAAATTTCATGTAATTTTATGCAAAAAAATTGAAATTAAAGTTTGCTAGCAAAAGTGTATTTGTATTTTCAATAAAAAAAATTTTGCTACGGGTCGGAAATCTTTGCTAGCAAACTCGCTGATAGCGGAATTTCTTCCGGGTTTCCTTCCATGTGCTTCCAACTTCCCCTGTTTTTGGCATATTTATTTGATTTCTGCCACTTTTTACCGTCCCGATAAAACCCCAACTTTAGGGGATTTCGGCTATATTAATTAAAAATCTGCGGAAATTAAGTTGTAATTTCCGGTAGAAATACGGTAAAAATCACCCATTTTTGCCCAATATTAAAATACGGCTTAGAGGTTCAGTATATTTACATTATAGCGGTTTTATTTCACTGCAAACTACCGCTAAAAAAACACCGTCTTTGATAAACTACGAATTTTAGCTCAAAATGTAAATGGGGCGGATGATGGGATTCGAACCCACGGATGCCGAGACCACAACCCGGAGCCTTAACCACTTGGCTACACCCGCCACCATTAAAAAATTTATAAAGAAATGAGATTGTAACTTTGACCCAAAGAGCCTTCTGTCAATAACATTTTAGTTTAAAAAGAGAAAGCGGGCGAAGAGACTCGAACTCTCGACAATCTGCTTGGAAGGCAGACACTCTACCAACTGAGTTACACCCGCGTAATTTTCAAATTGTTCCTAAAGCATCGGGATGACAGGATTCGAACCTGCGACCCCCTCGTCCCAAGCGAGGTGCGCTACCAAGCTGCGCTACATCCCGTGACTTTGAAACCATTTAAGTTTATCTAACACTAACTTTAATGTCAAGGAAGATTTTTATACTTGATAGCTTAATTTACAAGGATAAATGTTTAAATTTCTACAAGACAAGTTATATTAATCCAGATAGAATACTGTAACAACTTTATGACTTTCTTCCGCATAAGCTACTGCTTTGTGAAGCGTTCCGCTTGTGTGTGAAAGGAAGCATATTAATTGTTGACAGTCGTCAATAATTTCTCTGTTACAAATTCTACTTGCATCAGCCAGAGTCATCATTGCTCTGTCAGGATGTTCAACTATATTAGGAATACCTATAAGCTGATCCTGAACATCTGAAGGCTGTTGACCTATTGTTTGTGGCAAAATCACAACTAATTTTGCAGGTTCAGCTTTCATCCCACCCCTAATAGCAGCCGCGTTAGTTCCGCTTGAACCGCCGCTTGTTATAATTGTATTGCCTTGGGCAACAAGCGCATAAGATAATGTTTCAATGATTTGCTGATGGGTTATTGGAAGGTTTCGACTGCCAATAATAGCGATTTTTTTAGATGACTGTTGTATAGTTGCCAATTCATGCGCCAGTTGGTCAATGGCTTCCGGCATATCATCGGCTTCATCTAAATTCCCCAAAGGTACCATTATTGTTTGGCGATCTTTATCTTCTGTCATCCTTTATTCCTTATCTCTCTGTATAAAACAACATTGAAAAATTTAATTAATTAATTATATACTTAATTATTGTTAATGACAAACAATTAATTGTAAAAAATACACACATTATTAATTTTTTTTATTATATATCAAAATTATCTCTATTATCTAAATGTAAAGAAATTATTAAGATTAAACAACTTTTATTAAAAGACGCAATATTAAAAAGTAATTTAAAATATTATAGTAAGGAATACTATTTAAAAAAAGAAGCTTTTTAATGAACGAAATTTTATCAGGATTAAATTCTCCGCAAAAATCCGCTGTAAGACAGGAAACTGGATGTCTTCTCGTTTTAGCAGGTGCAGGAAGCGGAAAGACAAAAGTATTAACGCATAGAATAGCGTATTTAATAGAAAATGGCGCAAAACCATGGGAAATTTTGTCTGTAACTTTTACTAACAAAGCTGCCAAAGAAATGAAAATAAGGCTTGATAATATTTTAGGAGAGAAAACGGCGGGACATCTTTGGATTGGGACATTTCACAGTATTTGCGGAAGGATTTTAAGACAGGAAGTTGAAAATTATCTGGTTAAAGGCGAAATTTTCAGAAATTCCAACTACGTAATTTATGACGAAAGCGACAGCTTAAGCATAATAAAGCAGGCACTTAAAGCTGAAAACCTCGATGATAAGGTTTATCAGCCCAGAATGGTGAAATCCGCAATCAGTATGGCAAAGAACAAAATGATTGACGTTGATAAGTTTGAAGCACTTGCAAGAGATAATCGTGAAAAAAACATAGCCCGAGTTTATCAGCAATATGAAGATGCATTGAAGTTAAATAACGCTCTGGACTTCGATGATCTTCTTCTTGTCACTGTAAAAATGTTTGAGGCCAACGAAGAAATCCTTAATAAATACAAATCAAGATTTAACCACATACTTGTAGATGAATTTCAGGATACAAACCAGCCTCAGTACAGGTTGATAAGTCTTTTATACAAAGGAACCGAAAAAGATTTTGATATAATAAATAACGGCAGAAGCCTTTGCGTAGTAGGAGATATAGACCAGTCAATCTATAGCTGGAGAGGTGCTGACTATAAAATTCTTCTGAATTTCCAAAAAGAATTCCCCGGTGCTGAACTGATTAAGCTTGAGCAGAATTACAGGTCTACAGGAACTATTCTGGAAGCTGCAAACAATATTATTAAGCATAACAGAGACAGAATTTCCAAAAATCTATTCTCTAACAAAGGTCAGGGCGAGCAAATTGTCTGTAACGAAACACAGGATGAGTCGGAAGAAGCTCATTTTATTGTTGACAGAATAAGAGAGCATACAGCTCCAGGTAAACGTACGCTTAGCGAGTGTGTGGTTCTGTACAGAACAAACGCACAGAGTAGAGCGTTGGAAGAAGCTTTCATGTCCAGAAAAGTCCCTTATGCAATGGTTGGTGGACAAAAATTCTATGAAAGAAAAGAAATCAAAGATATAATTGCATATCTAAAGCTTATCTATAATCCGAGCGATTCACAGAGCTTAAAAAGGATTATTAATGTACCTAAAAGAGCTATAGGAGCTACAACTGTCAAAAAAATTGACGAAATAGCTCAAAAAAATTACACATCCTTGTTTGCTGTACTGGAAAGAATTGATGAATTTTCTGAATTTTCAGGAAAAGTCGCACTTAAACTTAAAGAATTTGTAAAGCTTATAAATAAGTCCCGAGACAAAGTCAATGAATCTGTATTAAGCGAATATTTGTCAGTTTTGATCGATGATATTGGATATATTGACGAATTACGCGCTGAAGTTACACAAGAAGCCGACAGCAGGATTGAAAACATTCAAGAATTTATAAGCGTGGCGCGAGCGCAGGAAGATATGGGGCTTGATACTGAACTTGGCGAATTTTTGACGCGCATGTCGTTAATTAGCGACATAGATTCTCTGTCAGACACAAATGATGCCGTAACACTTATGACACTCCACGCTGCAAAAGGTCTTGAGTATCCTGTTGTATTTATGGCAGGACTGGAAGAAGGCATGTTTCCTCACTCCCGCTCATTAAACAATAATACAGAGATGGAAGAAGAAAGACGGCTTATGTATGTCGGAGTTACAAGAGCAGAAGAACAGCTCTATTTTACTTATGCAAAACGCCGTTTGATTTATGGAGATTACCGATATTTCACGCCTAGCAGATTTTTGCAGGAAGTTCCACAGCATCTTATGAAAGTTCTTGGCTATAAACCCGTTGAAAAGAGAGCTTCTATCTATGAAACGACCACTCCGAGAAGCACAGGATATAATGCAAATAGTTTCTCTAATTCTTCTATTGACTCTAAAGTCGGAAATAATTCGACTTTCGGGAAAAATTTTCGTCTTCCTGATTCATTGAGGAAGAATAAAGAAACTTCAGCAGTAAAAACTGTTACCACTCCTAAAGAAATAGCCTCTTCATCTAAAACAGCTAATCCTGTTACTAAAAAATCTATAGAGCTTTTTGAAGTTAAAACGAGAGTTTTACACCCGAAATTCGGAATTGGAGAAATAGAACAGATAGTTAATGTCGGTGATATTCCTATGTATTCGGTAATGTTTAATGACATAGGACGTCGTGCAATAGAAGCCGAATCAGGCGTTCTCAAAAAGTTTTGAGTTATTAAACTAATTTAATACCTTTAACAAATTAACCAGCACCTGCGGTATTTTCTTTAACGACTCAATCTTAATCACTCCACCCATAGCTATTGCTTCTTTTGGCATTCCAAAAACGATACAACTTGCTTCGTCCTGGGCAATTGTATAAGCACCGTTATTTTTCATTTCCAAAAGCCCTTTTGCTCCGTCTTTGCCCATGCCGGTCAAAATAACTCCTATAGAATTGCTTCCTGCATATTTAGCAACTGATTGAAAAAGTACTTCTACTGCAGGTCGTTGATGATGAACGAGAGGACCATCTTTTATTTCCACGTAATAGCTTGCGCCGCTTCTTTTCAGAACCATGTGTTTGTTTCCCGGTGCAATAAGAACTTTTCCCGGTGTTGCGAGATCTCCATTTTCTGCTTCTTTTACTTCTAAAGAACAAAGAGTATTTAATCTATCCGCAAAAGATTTTGTAAAATGTTGAGGCATGTGCTGAACGATAACAATTGGAGGCATATTCCCCGGCAATGCGGTTAAGACTTCTTTTAGAGCTTCTGTTCCACCTGTTGATGCGCCAATAGCAATTATTTTATTAGTTGTTTTTATCATTGCATTGCTTTTTTGAATATTTTGAGGAGGAGTAGAAAAATTTACATTTGAAAGCAATCTTAACGGTTTGATTTTTGCAACTGCTTTGATTTTTTCTGCAAGCTGTTCGCTCATATCCCCAACAGAATAAGATTCTCCCGGTTTTGACATAACTTCTGCCGCCCCGAGTTCAAGGGCCCTTAAAGCAACATCACAGCCTTTTTTTGCCAGAGAACTTACTATTATTACAGGCATTGGCTGATGTCTCATTAATTTTTCAAGAAAAGTAAGCCCGTCCATTCTCGGCATTTCTATATCAAGAATAAGCACATCCGGCTTAAGTTCGACTATTTTGTCCCTGCCGATAAAAGGATCAGGCGCAGACCCAACTACTACTATCTCAGGATCCTTTGCGAGTTCCTGAGTAAAAATTTTTCTTACCATCGCAGAATCATCAATTATTAAAACTTTAATTGCCATAAAAATTTGTCATTACCTGTTCCTAAACTGCATTAGCTCTATTGACCAACGCTAACGGCGAACTCGCTATGTCTTTTATTTTTTTTAAAAAGGATTTTTCCTCTAATTGTTAATTTATTTAAAAATCCTGTTTTCTTTTTCATAATTTATCCCTTTGTTATTTAAAACTTTAATGGACAGGCCAGTCACTATCTCTTAATTTATTTACTTTATAAACTGCAAGTTCTCCTGTTTCCGTATCAAAAACAACTTTTCTCCCCATTTCTCCGGCAGTATCAACTGTTATTACCTGTATAAAATTTTCTCTCAAGATTTTTTCGGCAATAATTATATTTTCTTTGCCAATCATTGAGCTTCCCATTAAAGGATTTTGAGAACCTCCAACTATGTGTGCTTTAAAGTTTGCTCTGGAAGCACCGAGGTTGACTAGCATTTTTATCATATACGGAACTGCAATTATTCCATACTGGGAGCTTCTTTCTCCTTTTTTAAACGGTCTGGGATGAATATGATGGTTCATTCCACCAAAACCCTTTACAGGATCCCATATGCACACAGAAACACAAGAACCAAGCACTGTTGAAATGAGGTGCGGCTCTTTGCTCACAAAAAT
This region includes:
- a CDS encoding S24 family peptidase, giving the protein MDSMFNIDAPSTFMFKVSGDSMIDLGIFEGDMVIVKRCASASDGDVILACVDGDYTLKTFRKKNGKVFLEAANKKYPIIIPERELTIFGIVTGSVRRF
- a CDS encoding DNA recombination-mediator protein A → MTEDKDRQTIMVPLGNLDEADDMPEAIDQLAHELATIQQSSKKIAIIGSRNLPITHQQIIETLSYALVAQGNTIITSGGSSGTNAAAIRGGMKAEPAKLVVILPQTIGQQPSDVQDQLIGIPNIVEHPDRAMMTLADASRICNREIIDDCQQLICFLSHTSGTLHKAVAYAEESHKVVTVFYLD
- a CDS encoding chemotaxis protein CheD, encoding MQHEKQKYFLHPGCIFVSKEPHLISTVLGSCVSVCIWDPVKGFGGMNHHIHPRPFKKGERSSQYGIIAVPYMIKMLVNLGASRANFKAHIVGGSQNPLMGSSMIGKENIIIAEKILRENFIQVITVDTAGEMGRKVVFDTETGELAVYKVNKLRDSDWPVH
- a CDS encoding chemotaxis response regulator protein-glutamate methylesterase; the encoded protein is MAIKVLIIDDSAMVRKIFTQELAKDPEIVVVGSAPDPFIGRDKIVELKPDVLILDIEMPRMDGLTFLEKLMRHQPMPVIIVSSLAKKGCDVALRALELGAAEVMSKPGESYSVGDMSEQLAEKIKAVAKIKPLRLLSNVNFSTPPQNIQKSNAMIKTTNKIIAIGASTGGTEALKEVLTALPGNMPPIVIVQHMPQHFTKSFADRLNTLCSLEVKEAENGDLATPGKVLIAPGNKHMVLKRSGASYYVEIKDGPLVHHQRPAVEVLFQSVAKYAGSNSIGVILTGMGKDGAKGLLEMKNNGAYTIAQDEASCIVFGMPKEAIAMGGVIKIESLKKIPQVLVNLLKVLN
- a CDS encoding UvrD-helicase domain-containing protein; the encoded protein is MNEILSGLNSPQKSAVRQETGCLLVLAGAGSGKTKVLTHRIAYLIENGAKPWEILSVTFTNKAAKEMKIRLDNILGEKTAGHLWIGTFHSICGRILRQEVENYLVKGEIFRNSNYVIYDESDSLSIIKQALKAENLDDKVYQPRMVKSAISMAKNKMIDVDKFEALARDNREKNIARVYQQYEDALKLNNALDFDDLLLVTVKMFEANEEILNKYKSRFNHILVDEFQDTNQPQYRLISLLYKGTEKDFDIINNGRSLCVVGDIDQSIYSWRGADYKILLNFQKEFPGAELIKLEQNYRSTGTILEAANNIIKHNRDRISKNLFSNKGQGEQIVCNETQDESEEAHFIVDRIREHTAPGKRTLSECVVLYRTNAQSRALEEAFMSRKVPYAMVGGQKFYERKEIKDIIAYLKLIYNPSDSQSLKRIINVPKRAIGATTVKKIDEIAQKNYTSLFAVLERIDEFSEFSGKVALKLKEFVKLINKSRDKVNESVLSEYLSVLIDDIGYIDELRAEVTQEADSRIENIQEFISVARAQEDMGLDTELGEFLTRMSLISDIDSLSDTNDAVTLMTLHAAKGLEYPVVFMAGLEEGMFPHSRSLNNNTEMEEERRLMYVGVTRAEEQLYFTYAKRRLIYGDYRYFTPSRFLQEVPQHLMKVLGYKPVEKRASIYETTTPRSTGYNANSFSNSSIDSKVGNNSTFGKNFRLPDSLRKNKETSAVKTVTTPKEIASSSKTANPVTKKSIELFEVKTRVLHPKFGIGEIEQIVNVGDIPMYSVMFNDIGRRAIEAESGVLKKF